The Triticum aestivum cultivar Chinese Spring chromosome 3A, IWGSC CS RefSeq v2.1, whole genome shotgun sequence genome includes a region encoding these proteins:
- the LOC123056614 gene encoding uncharacterized protein yields MSSAVLLQSTMRPAAPGLGRQLHRSPPCHGPLLRPRRPRAVATVCCGAFRRDHYGGALVDEGMAVLRRRIREAQMAETNYEAPSGWAALEKRYYQAYVSDVSTLAGALQLLAIDTRPGVAAAVAALVLAGVPVSAIFALHLLGQAAGSVLHLVS; encoded by the coding sequence ATGTCGTCCGCCGTCTTATTGCAGTCGACGATGCGGCCAGCAGCCCCGGGACTTGGGCGCCAGCTGCACAGGTCGCCGCCCTGCCACGGTCCGCTGCTCCGACCGAGGAGGCCGCGGGCGGTGGCGACGGTGTGCTGCGGTGCCTTCCGGCGGGACCACTACGGGGGCGCGCTGGTGGACGAGGGCATGGCGGTGCTCCGACGGAGGATCCGGGAGGCGCAGATGGCCGAGACCAACTACGAGGCGCCGTCGGGGTGGGCGGCCTTGGAGAAGCGCTACTACCAGGCGTACGTCTCTGATGTGTCCACGCTCGCCGGTGCTCTGCAGTTGCTGGCCATAGATACCAGGCCCGGCGTCGCGGCTGCTGTTGCCGCGCTGGTGCTCGCCGGCGTGCCGGTGTCCGCCATCTTCGCGCTGCACCTCCTTGGGCAGGCGGCGGGATCCGTTTTGCACCTTGTTTCTTGA